In the Tetrapisispora phaffii CBS 4417 chromosome 7, complete genome genome, one interval contains:
- the RAX1 gene encoding Rax1p (similar to Saccharomyces cerevisiae RAX1 (YOR301W); ancestral locus Anc_8.774), producing the protein MAIDFEKLQEERLPTLYEVLILKTEKPVDLWSFYTFLSQFPHAINYLEFWIDLMAHIRLCKDYLENIRSSVIEVVDESRVSDEYGNLTTAGDHRKHKEESSSDRYGPGGNDGDADDSASVTSSLLINALMNEGYLDFQDPDQVNRFLQGDIEYSPQLSQLLAEWRRHSGIPGKRNDDVNESEIDENTGEKKNQVGYENKILSAIDDLLKNHVSGQNNAGETIKPQITTKQLHHNAAQICTLYLLSPERSDKYLINIPEHVREDTLKAIQNDKRYDPDVFEELKNISYQFLEIDCFTKFLGRVALHNLHDQISDWRFHNSSTRFLPNEETHEKKKQLRHHSRSLFSSYTTLSRVMLGLFFMGIGFWIGYALIFLNYARGIRVVTIVPFIIGSYFIVCGIYQIDIAYACFGITQELMYKHKRSPDEETNHSDNLEAKDGEISGLFKILGGQTRLIKIKHPFIRNLIYKRGLWCLLWVLISTGVFTVIFACVPSRRV; encoded by the coding sequence atggCAATAgactttgaaaaattgcaAGAGGAAAGACTGCCCACTTTGTATGAAGTACTGATTCTAAAGACTGAGAAACCGGTTGATTTATGGTCTTTTTATACGTTTTTATCACAATTCCCACATgctataaattatttggaATTTTGGATAGATTTAATGGCACACATTAGATTGTGTAAGGACTatcttgaaaatattagaagTTCAGTAATTGAAGTTGTTGATGAATCCAGGGTATCTGATGAGTATGGGAATTTAACTACTGCCGGCGATCATAGGAAACATAAAGAAGAGAGCAGCAGTGACAGGTACGGGCCGGGTGGAAATGACGGTGACGCCGACGATTCTGCATCTGTCACGTCCTCACTGTTGATCAACGCATTAATGAATGAAGGTTATTTAGATTTTCAAGATCCAGACCAAGTGAACAGGTTTTTACAAGGTGACATAGAATACTCCCCGCAATTGTCGCAGCTGTTGGCAGAATGGAGACGACATTCCGGTATCCCTGGCAAGAGAAACGACGATGTCAACGAGTctgaaattgatgaaaatactggggagaagaagaatcaaGTAGGGTACGAGAATAAGATATTGTCAGCCATTGATGACTTGTTGAAGAATCATGTAAGTGGACAAAACAATGCAGGTGAAACCATCAAACCGCAAATCACAACTAAACAACTGCATCACAATGCAGCTCAGATATGTACACTGTATCTATTATCACCGGAGAGAAGCGATAagtatttaattaatattccCGAGCATGTCAGGGAAGACACGCTAAAGGCCATTCAAAACGACAAGAGGTATGATCCAGATGTATTCGAAGAATTGAAGAACATATCATACCAATTTCTGGAAATTGACTGTTTCACCAAGTTTTTAGGAAGAGTTGCATTGCATAATTTACATGATCAAATATCCGATTGGCGGTTTCACAATAGTAGTACTAGATTTTTACCGAATGAAGAAACACAtgagaagaagaaacaacTACGACACCATTCCCGTTCGTTATTCTCTAGTTACACAACATTGAGCAGAGTAATGCTAGGTTTGTTCTTCATGGGGATTGGTTTCTGGATCGGATACGCACTGATCTTCTTGAACTATGCCAGAGGGATCCGAGTAGTGACTATTGTTCCCTTCATCATCGGGAGTTATTTCATTGTGTGTGGCATCTACCAAATTGATATTGCATATGCATGTTTTGGAATAACGCAAGAATTGATGTACAAGCACAAGAGAAGCCCCGATGAAGAAACCAACCATTCTGACAACCTAGAAGCCAAAGATGGTGAGATCTCCGGCTTGTTCAAGATACTAGGAGGTCAGACaagattaataaaaatcaaGCATCCATTCATTAGAAACTTAATCTACAAGAGAGGCCTATGGTGCCTGCTCTGGGTACTGATCTCCACAGGTGTCTTCACAGTGATCTTTGCATGCGTACCCAGTCGTAGAGTGTAA
- the BUD7 gene encoding exomer complex subunit (similar to Saccharomyces cerevisiae BCH1 (YMR237W) and BUD7 (YOR299W); ancestral locus Anc_8.772) codes for MFSQGSIPEVKEDNIGHALNERKLKIPQFQDLGPPDLLTMVKYVATSSSTAQLNSNSNSNGNKSENFNMQQEISNTIIKDLYNPTNNKGEIGTFFYTVGVDTNDPTSISVFLKKIADTISEEPQAWFGKTRNFNVARITLSTWNSFRRCDMNIVVHIPGNLHTYILDIDGELLQVNPTLPSGEENPDFQILWIETFMSGMVRSVILMKDNAEEGESQNLVETLVLNPFTSGEINTTADNFIELFPFVYEKGPLLGAPVYVTNVTRSNNYLVETLIEIVKLTHSLDQCRTMLEKVIQTYPEAVVVLIRILFACEMEIDAIQLLNEQLQKQEETTDVNFYQLEYKADMLAAQAEFLLDVKHDYEFAKEVANAVVSCSPSEFKPWYLLAKSYVKVKDIENALLTLNSCPMSPLKEKYGLKRVVPIQSDANLHLPLPVDVVLDEVSSLNPQDIQREHKSADPVLVRLAASNLKSTFQLVYKLLTEIVKITDWESLLKYRSNIFVMEEEYQTSAENTDTENSNAENGVENGLDAGTDSSVKVMLSTTDLNPSQNSSLRSKRLCERWLDNLFMLLYDDLKTYTLFQSEQQYFEAQNADYNKLTIEWELFGLCARRLGHYSEAARAFQIGLSQRFSSGCARRLLEYCVKESIRVKNISNNPDIKVNTTTEEVTNRIKELNSSIIDLCVKICCWNHRWYIEFSIQLIEALSIVIQDMGITMVTNEIAARYSETVAQLMKDNLITFFENYTNQYYDA; via the coding sequence ATGTTTTCACAAGGCTCGATTCCGGAGGTGAAAGAAGATAATATTGGACATGCTCTGAACGAGAGAAAGTTAAAGATCCCACAATTTCAAGATCTGGGCCCACCAGATCTACTAACAATGGTGAAGTACGTTGCTACTTCCTCGTCTACGGCACAACTAAATAGCAATTCAAATTCTAACGGTAATAAGAGCGAGAATTTCAACATGCAACaagaaatttcaaatacaaTAATTAAGGATCTGTATAATccaacaaataataaaggAGAAATTGGTACTTTTTTCTACACTGTGGGTGTAGATACAAATGATCCTACGTCAATTTCAGTTTtcttgaaaaaaattgctGATACAATTTCAGAAGAACCGCAGGCTTGGTTTGGTAAGACAAGAAACTTCAACGTCGCAAGAATTACATTATCTACTTGGAACTCGTTTAGAAGATGTGATATGAATATTGTCGTTCATATCCCAGGTAACCTACACACTTATATTCTGGATATCGATGGAGAATTATTACAAGTTAATCCGACTTTGCCTTCTGGAGAAGAAAACCCAGATTTTCAAATACTTTGGATCGAAACATTCATGAGTGGCATGGTTCGTTCAGTTATATTGATGAAAGACAATGCGGAAGAAGGTGAATCGCAAAATTTGGTGGAAACTTTAGTTTTGAATCCATTCACTAGTGGCGAAATCAATACCACAGCCGATaactttattgaattatttccCTTTGTATATGAAAAGGGTCCTTTGCTTGGAGCCCCAGTATATGTTACCAACGTTACTAGAtctaataattatttagtGGAAACGcttattgaaattgttaaattgACACATTCTTTGGATCAATGTCGTACAATGTTAGAAAAGGTAATACAAACTTACCCAGAAGCAGTAGTCGTCTTGATTCGTATCTTATTTGCATGTGAAATGGAGATAGATGCTATTCAACTGCTAAACGaacaattacaaaaacaagaagaaactACAGATGTGAATTTCTATCAATTGGAATACAAAGCAGACATGTTGGCAGCACAAGCTGAGTTTTTATTAGATGTTAAACACGACTATGAGTTTGCTAAGGAGGTTGCCAATGCGGTTGTAAGTTGTTCTCCGAGTGAATTCAAGCCATGGTATCTATTAGCAAAATCATATGTGAAGGTAAAGGATATTGAGAACGCtttattaactttaaaTTCTTGTCCAATGTCGcctttgaaagaaaaatatggTCTGAAAAGAGTTGTTCCAATTCAATCGGATGCAAATCTGCATTTGCCACTGCCTGTTGATGTAGTATTAGATGAGGTTAGTTCGTTGAACCCTCAAGATATTCAAAGAGAACACAAATCCGCAGACCCTGTGTTAGTCAGACTGGCAGCCTCTAATCTAAAATCGACATTTCAATTAGTTTACAAATTATTGACAGAGATTGTTAAAATAACTGATTGGGAATCATTACTAAAATATAgatctaatatttttgtaatggAGGAAGAATATCAAACATCTGCTGAAAATACAGATACTGAAAATTCGAATGCCGAAAATGGTGTAGAAAATGGATTAGATGCGGGTACTGACTCTAGTGTCAAAGTCATGCTTTCGACTACCGACTTGAACCCTTCACAAAACTCGTCTTTGAGATCTAAGAGACTATGTGAAAGATGGTTAGATAATCTTTTTATGCTATTATATGATGATCTTAAGACATACACATTATTCCAATCAGAAcaacaatattttgaagCACAGAATGCTGactataataaattaacaatCGAATGGGAATTATTCGGGTTATGTGCTCGAAGACTAGGCCATTACTCAGAAGCAGCTCGCGCTTTCCAAATCGGTCTCTCACAACGATTTTCATCTGGATGTGCTAGAAGACTATTAGAGTATTGTGTCAAAGAATCTATCAGAGTGAAAAACATAAGTAACAATCCTGATATCAAAGTTAATACTACCACCGAGGAAGTGACCAACagaattaaagaattgaacTCCTCTATAATTGATCTCTGCGTCAAGATATGCTGTTGGAACCATCGTTGGTACATTGagttttcaattcaattgattgaGGCTCTCTCCATTGTAATTCAAGATATGGGTATAACAATGGTTACGAATGAAATAGCCGCAAGATATTCAGAGACAGTAGCGCAACTTATgaaagataatttaataactttCTTTGAAAATTACACAAATCAATATTACGATgcataa
- the TAF9 gene encoding chromatin modification protein (similar to Saccharomyces cerevisiae TAF9 (YMR236W); ancestral locus Anc_8.771) gives MVENSNVVEDSKNAGAAPDGLPVQNGANTDSGVDAVTGNSSSVTGADVPVKPAKLAKLANSNTTTPSAPAPGAGAGASASANLAATNVVVNTSSQEDIPRDVRLLHLLLASQSIHQYEDQVPLQLMDFAYRYTQEVLKDAIVYNDYAGNNPGNHAMTSDGASSTAATGQSGKNATAQSNANNSKTGLTVEDIRLAIAARTQYQFKPTAPKELLLQLASERNKKPLPQVIGSWGIRLPPEKYCLTAKDWKLDEEKN, from the coding sequence ATGGTTGAAAATAGCAACGTTGTGGAGGACTCGAAGAATGCAGGCGCTGCTCCAGATGGTTTGCCTGTTCAGAATGGGGCCAATACTGATTCTGGTGTAGATGCCGTGACTGGTAATTCGAGTAGTGTAACTGGTGCTGATGTGCCAGTCAAGCCCGCTAAACTGGCCAAACTGGCTAACTCTAATACCACTACACCTAGTGCACCGGCACCTGGTGCCGGTGCCGGTGCAAGCGCCAGTGCGAATTTGGCTGCGACGAACGTCGTTGTAAACACATCCTCGCAGGAGGACATTCCAAGAGACGTGAGATTGCTACACTTGTTGCTGGCGTCTCAATCCATTCACCAGTACGAGGACCAAGTGCCGTTACAACTGATGGATTTCGCTTATAGGTACACACAGGAGGTCTTGAAAGACGCCATAGTGTACAATGACTATGCAGGTAATAACCCAGGAAACCATGCCATGACATCTGACGGTGCGTCTTCGACCGCTGCCACGGGACAAAGTGGCAAGAATGCAACCGCCCAATCGAATGcgaataattcaaaaacagGGCTCACGGTAGAAGATATACGGCTGGCAATCGCTGCAAGAACACAGTACCAATTCAAGCCAACTGCACCAAAGGAACTCCTCCTACAGTTGGCATCAGAAAGAAATAAGAAGCCGTTGCCTCAAGTCATAGGCTCCTGGGGTATTAGATTACCACCTGAAAAATACTGTCTTACTGCAAAAGATTGGAAATTAGATGaggaaaaaaattaa
- the MBF1 gene encoding multiprotein-bridging factor 1 (similar to Saccharomyces cerevisiae MBF1 (YOR298C-A); ancestral locus Anc_8.770), with product MSDWDTNIVIGSKARAGGSGPRANVARTQGQINAARRQGLVLSVDKKYGGSNAKGNNEGQRLTKIDRETDIVKLQKLDPAVGRAISKARTEKKMSQKDLATKINEKPTVINDYEAARAQPNQQVLGKLERVLGVKLRGKDIGAALGGPKKK from the coding sequence ATGTCTGATTGGGATACTAATATTGTCATTGGTTCTAAGGCCAGAGCTGGTGGTTCCGGTCCAAGAGCTAACGTTGCTAGAACTCAAGGTCAAATTAACGCTGCAAGAAGACAGGGGTTAGTTTTGTCAGTGGACAAGAAGTACGGTGGTAGTAATGCCAAGGGTAACAACGAGGGTCAACGATTGACTAAGATTGATAGAGAAACTGATATTGTTAAGTTGCAAAAGCTGGATCCAGCTGTCGGTAGAGCTATTTCAAAGGCTAGAACTGAGAAAAAAATGTCACAAAAGGATTTAGCTACGAAgataaatgaaaaaccAACTGTTATCAACGACTATGAAGCCGCCAGAGCTCAACCAAACCAACAGGTTTTGGGTAAATTAGAAAGAGTTTTGGGTGTCAAATTGAGAGGTAAAGATATTGGTGCTGCATTAGGTGGTCCAAAGAAGAAGTAG
- the RNH1 gene encoding RNA-DNA hybrid ribonuclease (similar to Saccharomyces cerevisiae RNH1 (YMR234W); ancestral locus Anc_8.766), translating into MAGSRVGPSQFYAVRIGRKPGIFYNWDACALQVKGFPGAIFKKFKTLNEAEQFVGIHKGNVKSKSKATITTHNRVDTNTTKVSEINSEITLQKPTLCSKRQHEDSDNFSSDEDLLNALTVKKDGNKISKFYGVKSDNPQVRSKIFNDWNQCRKYMRGAKGITFKSFATWADARNFISKNFENPVFDYELLGVNAEEFENKIRVTSPDFKYGKEVIHVYCDGSSLSNGKSSAKAGSGAFFDHPELLQYNVSEPLDRSKAQTNNRAEATAIYKVLVTMEELLIHKKICAEFNIFSDSEYAIKLLNDRYKVMSIVELKKIPNYDILWKLIKQFVKIKRYYIVNKELYSNKGKFKIQWVKGHSGDYGNEMADKLAKEGAMKG; encoded by the coding sequence ATGGCAGGATCTAGAGTTGGTCCAAGCCAGTTTTATGCAGTCAGGATAGGTAGAAAACCTGGTATATTCTATAATTGGGATGCTTGTGCTTTGCAAGTTAAAGGTTTCCCTGGTgccatttttaaaaaatttaagaCATTGAATGAGGCAGAACAATTTGTAGGGATTCATAAGGGAAACGTCAAGTCAAAGTCGAAAGCTACAATAACTACACATAATAGAGTAGATACAAATACGACTAAAGTTAGTGAAATAAATTCTGAAATAACTTTACAAAAACCTACTTTGTGTTCGAAACGTCAACATGAGGATTCAGATAACTTCAGCTCTGATGAAGATCTACTCAATGCACTTACAGTGAAGAAAGATGGAAACAAAATTAGTAAATTCTATGGTGTGAAAAGTGATAATCCCCAAGTCAGGAGTAAAATCTTCAATGATTGGAATCAATGCAGAAAATACATGCGTGGTGCAAAAGGGATTACATTCAAATCATTTGCAACTTGGGCTGATGCAAGAAATTTTATATCTaagaattttgaaaaccCTGTATTTGATTACGAATTACTAGGGGTTAATGCAGAAGAATTTGAGAACAAGATACGAGTCACTTCCCCAGATTTCAAATACGGCAAAGAGGTTATTCATGTCTACTGTGATGGCTCATCTCTCTCTAATGGCAAGAGTTCTGCAAAGGCAGGTTCTGGTGCATTTTTTGACCATCCTGAGCTATTACAATACAATGTGAGTGAACCATTAGACCGTAGTAAAGCACAAACGAACAACAGAGCTGAAGCTACTGCTATTTATAAAGTGTTGGTGACTATGGAGGAATTATTGATCCATAAGAAAATTTGTGCAgaattcaatatattcagTGATTCAGAATATGCGATTAAATTACTTAATGATAGATATAAAGTAATGAGTATTGTTGAACTTAAAAAAATACCTAATTATGATATCTTATGGAAATTAATTAAACAATTCGTTAAAATTAAACGATACTATATCGTcaataaagaattataCAGTAATAAAggtaaatttaaaatccAATGGGTTAAAGGACATTCTGGTGACTACGGTAATGAAATGGCAGATAAACTAGCTAAAGAAGGTGCTATGAAGGGATGA
- the TPHA0G01260 gene encoding uncharacterized protein (similar to Saccharomyces cerevisiae TRI1 (YMR233W) and UAF30 (YOR295W); ancestral locus Anc_8.764) yields the protein MSDLDEYIPMIDAIIIASNPDEVSPKKIRKAIQELFAVDLDSKRKIVNELIVERYHEIQRQPKVLITKNELMKKDEALARALKRETTRIAPNAASKSSNGIPKKKRKKVENANSNSINVRKVLLSKPLQELLGAEELPRTQVVKQVWDYIKEHNLQNAKDRREILCDEKMKPVFGKKMTMFQLNKILVNHLFNKEDLLIKDEENENVDSPKKTDKKVRKSKSKSKNDSNKETDSEHENDADDDSEEEAEEEEESD from the coding sequence atgtCAGACCTGGATGAATATATTCCAATGATTGATGCAATCATTATTGCATCGAATCCTGATGAGGTTAGTCCTAAAAAAATACGTAAAGCAATTCAAGAATTATTTGCAGTGGATCTTGATAGCAAACGAAAAATCGTGAACGAATTGATTGTTGAGCGATACCATGAAATTCAAAGACAACCAAAGGTCTTGATAACTAAAAATGAGCTGATGAAGAAAGATGAAGCACTTGCAAGAGCATTGAAACGAGAGACGACAAGGATAGCTCCAAATGCAGCTTCTAAATCAAGTAATGGAATAccgaagaagaagagaaagaagGTTGAAAATGCAAATTCTAATAGCATCAATGTACGTAAAGTATTATTGAGTAAACCTTTGCAAGAACTATTGGGTGCTGAAGAATTACCAAGAACACAAGTTGTCAAGCAAGTTTGGGATTATATTAAGGAACATAACCTACAGAATGCCAAAGATCGTAGAGAAATATTGTGTGATGAAAAGATGAAACCTGTGTTTGGTAAGAAAATGACAATGTTCCAATTGAATAAGATTTTAGTTAACcatttattcaataaagaaGATCTATTGATCAAAGATGAAGAGAACGAAAATGTTGATTCACCAAAGAAAACTGATAAAAAAGTAAGGAAAAGTAAAAGTAAGAGTAAAAACGATTCTAATAAAGAGACTGATTCTGAACATGAAAATGATGCTGATGATGATTCTGAAGAGGAggcagaagaagaagaagaaagtgACTAG
- the RRS1 gene encoding ribosome biogenesis protein RRS1 (similar to Saccharomyces cerevisiae RRS1 (YOR294W); ancestral locus Anc_8.763) → MSVEEYSQRPVKVEKDIPVTYDLGNLSVFDSNVLDKNDFDSSNGKREENIKALTRDNVQLLINQILSLPMKTTTEATGGTSGQGAMMTLIKLPEPSTELPREKPLPKPKAPTRWEKFAARKGIRSKERSGKMVYDEATGKWAPKWGYQGMNKKLDDQWLVEVNEDHIGTEKELIDPRSLNRADRKNLIKKNERQQKKNLQHSK, encoded by the coding sequence ATGTCAGTGGAGGAGTATAGTCAACGTCCAGTTAAAGTTGAAAAGGACATTCCAGTTACTTACGATTTAGGTAATTTATCAGTGTTTGATTCTAATGTTTTAGATAAGAACGATTTCGATTCATCAAACGGTAAGCGTGAAGAGAACATAAAGGCTTTAACTCGTGATAATGTCCAACTGTTGATCAACCAAATTTTGTCTTTACCAATGAAGACTACCACTGAGGCTACTGGTGGGACTAGTGGTCAAGGTGCTATGATGACATTAATCAAGTTACCTGAACCATCCACTGAACTGCCAAGAGAAAAACCATTGCCTAAACCAAAGGCTCCAACAAGATGGGAGAAATTTGCAGCCAGAAAAGGTATTAGATCCAAGGAAAGATCTGGTAAGATGGTTTATGACGAAGCTACTGGTAAATGGGCTCCAAAATGGGGTTATCAAGGTATGAACAAAAAACTGGATGATCAATGGTTAGTAGAGGTTAATGAAGATCATATTGGaacagaaaaagaattgattGATCCAAGATCGTTAAATAGAGCTGACAGAAAAAacttaattaaaaaaaatgaaagacaacaaaagaaaaatttacagCATTctaaataa
- the TPHA0G01280 gene encoding 40S ribosomal protein eS10 (similar to Saccharomyces cerevisiae RPS10B (YMR230W) and RPS10A (YOR293W); ancestral locus Anc_8.760): MPKEDRAKIHRYLFQEGVVVAKKDFNQPKHEEIDTKNLYVIKALQSLTSKGYVKTQFSWQHYYYTLTEAGVEYLRDYLHLPEHIVPGTYMQDRTQTSRPQRRY; this comes from the exons ATGCCAAAGGAAGACAGAGCTAAGATTCACAGATACTTGTTTCAAG AAGGTGTTGTTGTTGCCAAGAAGGACTTCAACCAACCAAAGCACGAAGAAATTGACACCAAGAACTTGTACGTCATCAAGGCTTTACAATCTTTAACTTCCAAAGGTTACGTCAAGACTCAATTCTCATGGCAACACTACTACTACACCTTAACTGAAGCTGGTGTCGAATACTTAAGAGACTACTTACACTTACCAGAACACATTGTTCCAGGTACTTACATGCAAGATAGAACTCAAACTTCAAGACCACAAAGAAGATACTAA
- the TPHA0G01290 gene encoding rhodanese-like domain-containing protein (similar to Saccharomyces cerevisiae YOR285W; ancestral locus Anc_8.746), whose amino-acid sequence MWKAIVDSWNGNHQAVPQSAPIPGNTYDFDDMKALVAKHDPSVVLVDNREPSEYEVVHIPGSINIPYKSHPNGFALDGNAFQATFGVPKPDPKKELVFFCASGFRAGKSREVAYENGYKNTSIYPGSTNDWVSNGGDKLNL is encoded by the coding sequence ATGTGGAAAGCTATTGTTGACTCATGGAATGGTAATCATCAAGCTGTTCCTCAATCGGCACCAATTCCTGGTAATACTTACGATTTTGATGACATGAAAGCTTTAGTTGCCAAGCACGATCCATCTGTTGTCTTGGTAGACAACAGAGAACCTTCCGAATATGAAGTTGTTCATATTCCAGGTTCTATTAATATCCCGTATAAGTCTCATCCTAACGGTTTTGCTTTAGATGGTAATGCCTTCCAAGCTACATTCGGTGTACCAAAGCCAGACCCAAAGAAGGAACTAGTCTTTTTCTGTGCTTCTGGTTTCAGAGCTGGTAAGTCCAGAGAAGTTGCTTATGAAAACGGTTACAAGAACACTTCAATTTACCCCGGCTCCACTAATGATTGGGTTTCTAACGGTGGTGACAAGTTGAACTTATGA
- the TPHA0G01300 gene encoding phosphoglycerate mutase (similar to Saccharomyces cerevisiae YOR283W; ancestral locus Anc_8.745), with translation MTKSGQYYCANEDSNVVRVFVVRHGQTDHNVQKILQGHKDIPLNITGYQQAQKLGTYLKENEYFFDKIVSSDLIRCKETISTILKTEGRTDDVPVEYHCELRERFMGVIEGMHISEAEAYADKFGKGSFREFGEPENEFMDRLIGQIQKSIDSAVTSKKRNMGLISHGGSIRTILKWLNYDPENSHKIIVFNTSVTILDYVIDEKKIVVRDVGNTKHLGNGEFVVSDLRLR, from the coding sequence ATGACTAAATCAGGTCAATATTATTGTGCAAATGAGGACTCGAATGTTGTTAGAGTATTTGTAGTGAGACATGGCCAAACAGATCATAAtgttcaaaaaattttacaaGGTCATAAAGATATTCCTCTAAATATCACTGGTTATCAACAGGCACAGAAATTAGGTACTTACTTAAAGGAAAATGagtatttttttgataagaTTGTCAGTAGTGATTTGATAAGGTGTAAAGAAACGATCTCTACTATTCTTAAAACAGAGGGAAGAACAGATGACGTTCCGGTCGAGTACCACTGTGAGTTAAGAGAACGTTTCATGGGCGTTATAGAAGGAATGCATATCTCAGAAGCAGAAGCATATGCCGATAAATTTGGTAAAGGATCATTTAGAGAGTTTGGTGAACCTGAAAATGAATTCATGGATAGATTGATAGGACAGATACAGAAATCTATTGATAGTGCGGTAACaagcaaaaaaagaaacatgGGATTGATCAGTCATGGTGGATCAATCAgaacaattttaaaatggTTGAACTATGACCCAGAAAATAGTCATAAAATAATTGTCTTTAACACATCAGTAACAATCCTGGATTATGTTATagatgaaaagaaaattgtTGTTAGAGACGTGGGTAACACCAAGCATCTTGGAAACGGTGAATTTGTTGTGAGTGATTTAAGATTACGTTAG